In one window of Archocentrus centrarchus isolate MPI-CPG fArcCen1 chromosome 11, fArcCen1, whole genome shotgun sequence DNA:
- the LOC115788075 gene encoding ras-related protein Rab-5A has protein sequence MANRGGATRPNGPNAGNKICQFKLVLLGESAVGKSSLVLRFVKGQFHEFQESTIGAAFLTQTVCLDDTTVKFEIWDTAGQERYHSLAPMYYRGAQAAIVVYDITNEESFARAKNWVKELQRQASPNIVIALSGNKADLASKRAVDFQDAQSYADDNSLLFMETSAKTSMNVNEIFMAIAKRLPKNEPQTAGANTGRSRGVDLTETAQPAKAPCCSN, from the exons ATGGCCAATCGAGGAGGAGCTACAAGACCCAATGGACCAAATGCAGGGAATAAGATCTGTCAGTTTAAGCTGGTGCTGTTGGGGGAATCAGCTGTGGGGAAGTCTAGCTTGGTACTTCGCTTCGTCAAAGGCCAGTTCCATGAATTCCAGGAAAGCACAATAGGAG CGGCCTTCCTTACCCAAACAGTGTGTCTTGATGACACAACAGTGAAGTTTGAAATCTGGGACACTGCAGGCCAGGAGCGTTATCACAGTTTGGCACCAATGTATTACAGAGGAGCACAAGCTGCCATTGTGGTCTACGACATCACAAATGAG gagtCCTTTGCACGGGCAAAGAACTGGGTGAAGGAGCTACAACGACAAGCTAGCCCTAATATAGTCATCGCTTTGTCAGGAAACAAAGCTGACCTGGCCAGCAAAAGAGCTGTGGACTTCCAG GATGCCCAGTCCTACGCAGATGACAACAGCTTACTTTTCATGGAGACATCAGCCAAGACATCTATGAATGTGAATGAGATATTTATGGCCATTG CAAAGAGATTGCCAAAAAATGAGCCTCAGACTGCGGGAGCAAACACTGGGCGCAGCCGGGGAGTGGACCTGACGGAAACTGCCCAGCCAGCCAAGGCTCCATGCTGCAGTAACTAA